The Sandaracinus amylolyticus genomic interval CGCGCCCGTGTGCGCCCGGGCGCGCGCAGCGTGCACGCCGGGAAGCGCGCGCGCGCACGCCTCGACGCGTCGTGCCTCGTCCCCGCGACGACGGATCGCGCCGATCGCGAGGCGCACGCGCCCGGGCACGCGCGCGTGCACGACCCGCGTCCCGCCGATGGCGCTCTCGTCCGCGTCCCGCATGGGCGCGGTCGACATCTAGTCGCGGCGTGCTCACGCAGGACGGGGACGAACGAGCCGGAACGTGAGGCTCACGCGCGCGCCCACCGGCTTCGCGGTCTTCGGCACCGAGTGCTGCCAGCGCCGCTGCGTGGTGCCGCCCATCACCAGCAGATCGCCGTGCCCGAGCGGGAGCTCGTGGGTCTCGCCGCGCCGGCGGTGTCGCAGCAGGAAGCGGCGATGCGCGCCGAGCGACACCGACGCGATCAGCACGTCGTCGGGCGCGTGCGGGCCGAGCTCGGGCTCGTCGTCCGAATGCCAGCCCATCGAGTCGCGCCCGTCGCGGTACTCGTTCACCAGCACCGAGTCGAAGCGCACGCCGGTGAGCGCCTCCACGCGATCTCGGATCTCGACGAGCGGCGCCGTCCACGGCGCGGGCTCGAAGGTGCGCCCCGAGTACGCGTAGACGCGCCCCGGATCGCCGTGCCACGCGGTGCGCCGCGGCGTGAGCACCTCGCGCGCGCCGATGCGCAGCGTCTCGGCACCGAGCGGCGAGCTCTCCAC includes:
- a CDS encoding alpha-ketoglutarate-dependent dioxygenase AlkB family protein, with amino-acid sequence MISSDAVRARLAEHVTELGEGAWITLAREAVEEPDALAARIVESSPLGAETLRIGAREVLTPRRTAWHGDPGRVYAYSGRTFEPAPWTAPLVEIRDRVEALTGVRFDSVLVNEYRDGRDSMGWHSDDEPELGPHAPDDVLIASVSLGAHRRFLLRHRRRGETHELPLGHGDLLVMGGTTQRRWQHSVPKTAKPVGARVSLTFRLVRPRPA